A part of Elusimicrobiota bacterium genomic DNA contains:
- the rpsF gene encoding 30S ribosomal protein S6, protein MAKHLAAERAYETLFVCPTDTPQKTIDTFIEKIKTAISPTKGVLRSVQIWGRRKLTYPIKHQKDGLYIFIDYTGEPGTTEALKSLFRVTDFVIRYVTTDKMNLRPPYVRKSPVPGEPTEAAHAPAAAQASTSTTETPQATPSQK, encoded by the coding sequence ATGGCAAAACACTTAGCGGCGGAACGTGCATATGAAACATTGTTCGTATGCCCGACCGATACACCGCAAAAAACAATTGATACCTTTATCGAAAAGATAAAGACCGCGATTTCTCCCACGAAGGGCGTTCTACGTAGCGTTCAAATATGGGGCCGTCGCAAACTCACCTATCCGATCAAACACCAAAAAGACGGGCTTTACATTTTTATTGATTACACCGGGGAGCCTGGCACCACGGAGGCATTGAAATCACTTTTTCGTGTGACCGATTTCGTCATTCGTTATGTGACCACCGACAAAATGAATTTGAGACCCCCTTACGTTCGCAAATCCCCCGTTCCAGGCGAACCAACCGAAGCGGCGCATGCTCCGGCAGCGGCTCAAGCCTCAACCAGCACAACCGAAACCCCGCAGGCCACTCCCTCGCAAAAGTAA
- a CDS encoding Single-stranded DNA-binding protein encodes MANLRLHSLNDVKLIGRLTRDPELRYTAQGTPVCHFRIAVSRSYKDRNSSEWKEEVAFIPCSVWRETAERCGQRLKKGSPVFVEGRLKSREWQTKEGQKRSDLEVDILRIQFLEMMGEGVPTESVADDASQESAPAPVGVGAGSSSSQPAAQFNDDEVPF; translated from the coding sequence ATGGCAAATCTCAGATTACACAGTCTTAATGATGTCAAACTTATCGGGCGGCTCACACGCGATCCGGAACTCCGTTACACCGCGCAGGGGACCCCCGTCTGTCATTTCCGTATTGCTGTGAGCCGAAGTTATAAAGACCGCAATTCAAGTGAGTGGAAAGAAGAAGTGGCTTTTATTCCCTGCAGCGTATGGCGTGAAACGGCGGAGCGATGCGGTCAGCGTCTCAAAAAGGGGAGCCCTGTGTTTGTCGAAGGACGGCTTAAGTCCCGTGAATGGCAAACGAAAGAGGGTCAAAAAAGAAGTGATTTGGAAGTGGATATTCTGCGAATACAATTTCTAGAAATGATGGGAGAGGGCGTCCCCACGGAATCCGTGGCGGATGACGCTTCTCAAGAATCCGCCCCTGCCCCCGTGGGTGTGGGAGCCGGTTCCAGTTCGTCTCAACCTGCCGCACAATTTAATGATGATGAGGTGCCTTTTTAA
- the rpsR gene encoding 30S ribosomal protein S18 — protein sequence MSTESADKPVSETAPAGASRPRPATSAGGAGPSRYSSGSSSYGDKRGRGPMGPAGQGGPAGRGRPMIRRRVCRICMERQGGVDWKAANFLRNFITERGKILSGRSTGTCSRCQRQLTQAIKRARNIALIPTSPI from the coding sequence ATGTCTACAGAATCCGCTGACAAACCCGTTTCCGAAACTGCTCCCGCCGGAGCATCACGACCCCGCCCCGCCACCAGCGCTGGCGGAGCAGGCCCCTCTCGTTACTCCTCCGGATCTTCTTCCTATGGCGACAAACGAGGCCGCGGCCCCATGGGTCCTGCTGGTCAAGGAGGCCCCGCCGGTCGAGGTCGTCCGATGATTCGCCGCCGCGTGTGCCGAATTTGTATGGAACGCCAAGGCGGGGTCGATTGGAAAGCGGCCAATTTCCTTAGAAATTTCATCACGGAACGCGGAAAAATTCTTTCCGGCCGTTCCACCGGAACTTGTTCAAGATGCCAACGTCAACTGACGCAGGCCATTAAACGGGCGCGGAACATTGCGCTCATTCCCACATCTCCTATCTAG
- the rplI gene encoding 50S ribosomal protein L9: MSQSIILLSDVPGLGQLGDNCKVKNGYAHNYLIPHRLAMLATPDALRRFEKQKERLMKEREKNLSRSKSLAEKVSQMGLVFDRPVGQGGRLFGSVTAMDIAAELSKQGATVEKKSILMNGPIKTVGDHTIRVRIHSQVVVDVPVKVIGREAQKTSEYAEHPESLVETPLQQADDDY, encoded by the coding sequence ATGTCACAGTCCATCATTCTTCTTTCCGACGTTCCCGGTTTGGGACAACTCGGAGATAATTGCAAAGTTAAAAATGGTTACGCGCATAATTATTTGATTCCCCATCGGTTGGCCATGTTGGCCACCCCCGATGCGCTGCGTCGGTTTGAAAAGCAAAAAGAACGCCTCATGAAAGAGCGAGAAAAGAATTTGAGCCGATCAAAATCATTGGCTGAAAAAGTGTCCCAAATGGGTTTGGTTTTTGACCGGCCTGTGGGCCAAGGCGGCCGACTCTTTGGGTCCGTCACAGCCATGGACATTGCCGCTGAGCTCTCCAAGCAAGGCGCCACGGTAGAAAAGAAATCTATCCTCATGAACGGCCCCATCAAAACCGTGGGAGATCACACCATTCGCGTTCGAATCCATTCCCAAGTGGTGGTGGACGTCCCGGTCAAAGTGATCGGCCGTGAAGCCCAAAAAACCAGTGAATATGCCGAACATCCGGAATCGCTGGTTGAAACCCCGCTGCAACAAGCCGACGACGACTACTAA
- the dnaC gene encoding Replicative DNA helicase gives MAEQNETLPPHSIEAEMAVLGSMLVEREAVVKAADILKAEDFYKEAHRKIYSTILKLNSANVEADVITVSDALKSDAIFTSVAGPSIIFELAERVPTALHVEHYAKIVHEKSLLRALIQNARELIRDAHADKIPANDLVDKAQEHFFTVGQRKARRDFMSAGDLMQNAVETLEQMAESGKIVTGVPTGYIELDTMTAGLQPTNLIIVAGRPSMGKTTIVMNMAEHIAVDQKIPVVFFSLEMSHQELALRLLCSRALLNMGEVRRGYLARKNWPRITSTASDIAEAPLFFDFSTSPTVLEIRSASRRYAHDLARKGQKLGLIIIDYLQLMRGDGSQESRQQEISEISRSLKGLARELGVPVIALSQLNRKPEDRTRDGRPQLSDLRESGAIEQDADVVMAIYREEVYKRDDPDLKGKAKIFVLKQRNGPVGDVNLTFIDECTRFVNPERELEPASN, from the coding sequence ATGGCCGAACAAAACGAAACTTTACCCCCGCACAGTATCGAAGCTGAAATGGCGGTTTTGGGCAGCATGCTTGTGGAGAGAGAAGCGGTGGTCAAAGCCGCCGATATTCTCAAAGCCGAAGATTTTTATAAAGAAGCCCACCGAAAAATTTATTCCACCATTCTCAAATTAAACAGCGCGAACGTTGAAGCGGATGTGATCACCGTATCCGATGCCCTTAAGTCCGACGCTATTTTTACAAGCGTGGCTGGACCTTCCATTATTTTTGAATTGGCGGAACGGGTTCCCACCGCGCTTCATGTTGAACATTACGCAAAGATCGTTCACGAAAAATCTCTGCTTCGAGCCCTTATTCAAAATGCCCGCGAATTAATTCGGGATGCGCATGCCGATAAAATTCCCGCCAATGATTTGGTGGACAAGGCCCAGGAACATTTTTTTACGGTCGGTCAACGAAAAGCGCGGCGCGACTTTATGAGCGCCGGGGATTTGATGCAAAACGCAGTCGAAACTTTGGAGCAGATGGCGGAGTCTGGAAAAATTGTTACGGGTGTTCCCACGGGGTACATTGAGTTGGATACCATGACGGCCGGGCTTCAACCCACGAACCTTATTATCGTGGCGGGCCGACCGTCCATGGGGAAAACCACCATTGTGATGAATATGGCTGAACATATCGCGGTGGATCAGAAAATTCCGGTTGTTTTCTTTTCTCTGGAAATGAGTCATCAAGAATTGGCGCTTCGTCTGCTTTGCTCACGGGCCTTGCTCAACATGGGAGAGGTTCGCCGGGGATACCTGGCCCGAAAAAATTGGCCGCGCATCACCAGCACCGCTTCCGATATCGCTGAAGCCCCGCTTTTCTTTGATTTTTCCACCTCACCCACGGTTCTTGAAATTCGTTCCGCCTCTCGGCGCTATGCGCATGATTTGGCGCGCAAAGGCCAAAAGCTGGGTCTCATCATCATCGACTACTTGCAACTCATGCGGGGGGACGGTTCTCAAGAGAGTCGTCAACAAGAGATATCTGAAATCTCCCGCAGCCTAAAAGGCTTGGCGAGAGAATTGGGTGTTCCCGTCATCGCTCTTTCCCAGCTCAACCGGAAACCGGAAGATCGCACGCGTGATGGCCGTCCTCAATTGTCGGATTTGAGGGAATCGGGCGCCATCGAACAAGACGCCGATGTGGTGATGGCCATCTACCGGGAAGAAGTTTATAAGCGGGACGATCCAGATTTAAAAGGAAAAGCCAAAATTTTCGTGCTCAAACAGCGCAATGGCCCTGTGGGCGATGTGAACCTGACCTTCATCGATGAGTGCACCCGGTTTGTTAACCCTGAGAGAGAACTTGAACCCGCCTCCAACTGA
- the alr1 gene encoding Alanine racemase 1 translates to MSAPGLLTLRENLNPPPTEPASSPVRFYRPTWVEISTHCFASNLRQIKQWVGPNAHVLAVLKADGYGHGALPLAQVAASQGAAMIGVSSLEEGIHLREGGVEIPILILGSIYPLENFNVALQYNLTPTVSSLEAARHLSQIAESKNTVADFHLKIDTGMGRLGVSPLGAKPILEWLMTQKRVRLAGVYSHFASADTDPGFVQEQMNQFHQVRDLVLHHGFQGVLFHMANTAAALRFPQSRFNLVRPGLFLYGASLVPVPKEIQLEPVLSWYTKIVFLKTVPAGTPIGYGSTFRTQRESTIATLPVGYADGLPRGVSNKGWVLVKGRRCPMVGRVTMDQVTVDVTDVKVDIGELVTLIGRQEGETISADDWALWAGTISYEIFCGITKRVPRVMIP, encoded by the coding sequence ATGAGTGCACCCGGTTTGTTAACCCTGAGAGAGAACTTGAACCCGCCTCCAACTGAACCGGCCAGCTCTCCGGTTCGCTTCTATCGACCCACCTGGGTCGAAATCTCAACGCATTGTTTCGCCTCCAATCTTCGTCAAATCAAACAGTGGGTGGGCCCGAATGCGCACGTGTTGGCGGTACTCAAAGCGGATGGATATGGCCACGGCGCTTTGCCGCTGGCCCAAGTGGCCGCTTCCCAAGGAGCCGCCATGATTGGGGTGTCGAGTTTGGAAGAGGGAATACATTTGCGCGAGGGGGGCGTCGAAATCCCGATTTTGATTCTGGGCAGCATTTACCCCTTAGAGAATTTCAATGTGGCTTTGCAATACAACCTCACCCCCACGGTTTCAAGTTTGGAGGCCGCTCGGCATTTATCCCAAATCGCGGAGAGTAAAAATACGGTTGCGGATTTCCATTTAAAGATCGATACCGGCATGGGGCGGCTGGGCGTTTCACCTTTGGGAGCCAAACCCATTTTGGAATGGCTGATGACCCAGAAAAGGGTGCGTTTGGCCGGTGTGTATAGCCATTTTGCGAGCGCCGATACCGATCCGGGTTTCGTTCAAGAACAAATGAACCAATTTCATCAGGTGAGAGACCTGGTGTTGCATCACGGGTTTCAGGGTGTATTGTTTCACATGGCCAATACCGCCGCGGCGCTTCGATTTCCTCAAAGCCGTTTCAATTTGGTCCGTCCCGGTCTTTTTCTCTACGGCGCATCGCTGGTTCCCGTTCCCAAAGAAATTCAATTGGAACCGGTGCTTTCCTGGTACACCAAAATTGTTTTCCTGAAAACAGTTCCCGCGGGAACTCCCATTGGATACGGTTCCACGTTCCGCACCCAACGAGAATCCACCATTGCCACCTTGCCTGTGGGATATGCCGACGGACTTCCGAGAGGCGTTTCGAACAAGGGGTGGGTGTTGGTGAAAGGCCGTCGATGTCCAATGGTGGGGCGGGTGACGATGGATCAAGTGACGGTTGATGTGACGGATGTGAAGGTTGATATTGGAGAACTTGTCACTTTAATCGGTCGACAGGAAGGAGAGACCATCAGCGCCGATGATTGGGCACTTTGGGCGGGAACCATTTCCTATGAAATTTTTTGCGGGATTACGAAGCGGGTTCCGCGTGTGATGATTCCATGA
- the mlaE gene encoding putative phospholipid ABC transporter permease protein MlaE: MKWVNVLGAAVLDLAESVGRVWTMSRKSFALILKGKWERSTTLEQMNEIGVSSFSVVGLTSLFTGMVLAFQSGFSFMKVFNEPIYVGSVVGLSLVKELGPVLTSVVIAGRVGAAITAELGTMNVTEQLDALYTLGTSPIRFLAVPRYIATMIMVPILTALANIIGIIGGFLVAMFQLKIPSSIYWDEVKTYVATDDVVHGLIKSFFFGLIIVTTSCFMGFNCSGGAEGVGRATTKAVVISMVLILVGDYFLSALLVSMGIGG, translated from the coding sequence ATGAAATGGGTGAATGTGTTGGGTGCCGCGGTGCTGGATTTGGCGGAATCGGTGGGCCGTGTGTGGACCATGTCCCGAAAATCATTTGCGTTGATTCTCAAGGGAAAATGGGAAAGGTCCACCACCCTCGAGCAGATGAATGAAATTGGAGTGTCCTCTTTTTCAGTGGTGGGTTTAACTTCTCTTTTCACTGGAATGGTGCTTGCCTTCCAAAGCGGTTTTTCATTCATGAAAGTGTTCAACGAACCGATTTACGTGGGATCGGTGGTGGGGTTGTCCTTGGTGAAGGAATTGGGGCCGGTGTTGACGTCGGTGGTCATCGCCGGACGCGTGGGCGCCGCCATCACCGCTGAGCTGGGAACCATGAATGTCACCGAACAATTGGACGCTCTCTACACATTGGGCACAAGCCCCATCCGTTTTCTGGCCGTTCCTCGCTACATCGCCACCATGATTATGGTGCCCATTCTCACGGCGTTGGCCAACATCATCGGCATCATCGGCGGTTTTTTGGTGGCGATGTTCCAACTAAAAATCCCAAGCAGTATTTATTGGGATGAAGTCAAAACCTACGTGGCCACCGATGATGTGGTCCATGGACTCATCAAATCCTTTTTCTTTGGGCTCATCATTGTTACCACCTCCTGTTTTATGGGTTTCAATTGCTCCGGAGGCGCTGAAGGGGTGGGCCGGGCCACCACAAAAGCGGTCGTTATCTCCATGGTTCTTATTTTGGTGGGCGATTATTTCTTGAGCGCGTTGTTGGTGTCGATGGGAATTGGCGGATGA
- the mkl gene encoding putative ribonucleotide transport ATP-binding protein mkl, with the protein MIKIEGVEKSFGRNHVLRGLDLEIKEGETLTIMGGSGTGKSVLIKHMVGLLKPDKGRIFIDNQEITNMTEEQLFPIQRRFGYLFQSGALFDSMTVGENIAFGIRNLRPDLLINLKDVIADKLALVGLRPEVGQLKPAELSGGMKKRVGLARAIAYEPDYILYDEPTTGLDPIMSDVINELILGLQKKLGVTSVVVTHDMTSAYKISNRMAMLYEGKIVSIGTPNEIRNTTNPLVKQFVTGSSQGPIQMKVRAVE; encoded by the coding sequence ATGATTAAGATTGAGGGGGTCGAAAAATCCTTTGGGCGAAATCATGTGCTTCGCGGCCTTGATTTGGAAATTAAAGAAGGGGAAACCTTGACCATTATGGGCGGATCGGGAACCGGGAAAAGCGTGTTGATCAAACACATGGTGGGTTTGCTCAAACCCGACAAGGGCCGCATCTTCATCGACAATCAAGAAATCACGAACATGACCGAAGAGCAACTTTTTCCTATTCAACGAAGATTTGGATATTTGTTTCAAAGTGGGGCGCTTTTCGACTCGATGACCGTGGGAGAAAATATTGCTTTTGGTATTCGAAACCTGCGCCCTGATCTTTTAATAAATTTAAAAGACGTGATTGCCGATAAATTGGCGTTGGTGGGGCTTCGTCCAGAAGTGGGCCAACTCAAACCCGCGGAACTTTCTGGTGGAATGAAAAAACGCGTGGGGCTGGCGCGCGCGATTGCCTATGAGCCAGACTATATTTTGTACGATGAACCGACCACGGGTTTGGATCCCATTATGTCAGACGTGATCAATGAATTAATTTTGGGTCTCCAAAAGAAATTGGGTGTGACGTCGGTTGTGGTAACGCACGATATGACTTCGGCCTATAAGATTTCGAATCGAATGGCGATGCTCTACGAGGGGAAAATTGTTTCCATCGGAACGCCGAACGAAATTCGAAACACCACCAACCCATTGGTTAAACAGTTCGTAACCGGTTCTTCACAGGGACCGATCCAGATGAAAGTAAGGGCGGTTGAATAG
- the yacL gene encoding putative PIN and TRAM-domain containing protein YacL, which translates to MFHLLRGLALLLGPVVGYTVGKTGDAALVGLGVAALVVAVELIIERIPLDVLVFGAIGASGGVIVAKGIDWLIYRLDNPVLYQFVTDRSLLVNLVFAYLGCMIAVRKKGELDLLDKNLVVKSTKTKEVKIIDTSVLIDGRIADVVETGFLSGNFLVPRFVLQELQAVADSSDATKRQRGRRGLDVLKRLQDSQEVVVKIFDKDFPDIKEVDAKLVQLAKDMNGKVATTDFNLSKVAALQGVAVLNVNDLAGSLKSVVLPGDNLVLFLAKEGKEKQQAVGYLDDGTMVVVDDGRRFLGKRVSAHVNSILQTPAGRMIFARAQEVKDTPLESSTPHSPPQP; encoded by the coding sequence ATGTTTCATTTGTTAAGAGGTTTGGCCCTCTTGTTGGGCCCAGTGGTGGGATACACGGTTGGAAAAACCGGCGATGCCGCTTTGGTTGGTTTGGGTGTGGCGGCGCTGGTGGTGGCGGTCGAACTCATCATTGAGAGAATTCCGTTGGATGTGTTGGTCTTTGGGGCCATTGGCGCTTCGGGGGGCGTGATTGTCGCGAAAGGAATTGATTGGTTGATTTACCGACTGGACAATCCCGTCCTTTATCAATTCGTTACCGATCGTTCTCTGTTGGTCAATTTGGTTTTCGCCTATCTCGGCTGCATGATTGCGGTTCGAAAGAAAGGTGAACTCGACTTGTTGGATAAAAATCTGGTGGTTAAATCCACGAAAACAAAAGAAGTCAAAATTATCGACACCTCTGTTCTCATTGACGGCCGGATCGCCGATGTGGTGGAAACGGGTTTTTTAAGCGGTAACTTTTTGGTTCCGCGGTTTGTGCTTCAAGAACTCCAAGCTGTGGCCGATTCATCGGATGCCACCAAACGTCAGCGGGGCCGCCGAGGACTGGATGTGTTAAAGCGGTTGCAAGACAGCCAAGAGGTGGTGGTTAAAATATTTGATAAAGATTTTCCCGACATTAAAGAAGTCGATGCGAAATTGGTGCAATTGGCCAAAGATATGAATGGGAAAGTGGCCACGACTGATTTTAATTTGAGCAAAGTGGCCGCGCTTCAAGGGGTGGCGGTTCTCAACGTGAATGATTTAGCGGGTTCTCTCAAATCTGTCGTGTTGCCTGGAGATAACTTGGTTCTCTTCTTGGCCAAGGAAGGCAAAGAGAAACAGCAAGCGGTGGGATATTTGGACGATGGAACCATGGTGGTGGTGGATGATGGCCGGCGGTTTCTGGGCAAACGGGTCAGCGCCCATGTAAATTCTATTTTGCAGACTCCCGCGGGTCGAATGATATTTGCCCGCGCCCAAGAAGTAAAGGACACGCCTTTGGAATCGTCCACTCCCCACTCCCCACCCCAGCCTTAA
- the ispD gene encoding 2-C-methyl-D-erythritol 4-phosphate cytidylyltransferase codes for MSTGVILLAAGAGRRFGASKPKQFMTLGEEPLFMASLRVFLSLPSVREIVVVCHPNHQPFVHRWLNQLKTKKRIGITRGGEIRGESVKNGFYALSTTHDVVLVHDSARALVTKDIVKRVELAAKKNGAALAAWPLADTLKSSTLNGRVKKTIPRAGLWLAQTPQGFKRSVAAQCLLKPSPHVTDDVELAERKGFPVTLVEGSATNFKVTYAKDLDLCRLLYR; via the coding sequence ATGTCAACAGGGGTCATTCTATTGGCCGCCGGGGCGGGTCGCCGTTTTGGGGCAAGCAAGCCCAAACAATTTATGACGCTTGGAGAAGAACCGCTGTTCATGGCCTCTTTGCGGGTGTTCCTCTCTCTTCCGTCGGTTCGCGAAATCGTGGTGGTGTGCCATCCCAATCATCAGCCCTTTGTTCACAGGTGGTTGAACCAGCTCAAAACAAAAAAAAGAATTGGGATCACACGGGGGGGGGAAATCAGAGGAGAGTCGGTAAAAAATGGATTCTATGCGCTTTCCACAACGCATGACGTGGTATTGGTCCATGATTCCGCGCGGGCGCTTGTGACAAAAGATATTGTGAAGCGCGTGGAGTTGGCCGCGAAGAAAAATGGCGCCGCTTTGGCCGCCTGGCCGCTGGCCGATACGCTCAAATCGTCCACCCTCAATGGCCGAGTCAAAAAGACCATCCCCCGCGCGGGACTTTGGTTGGCGCAAACCCCGCAAGGGTTCAAGCGGAGCGTTGCGGCCCAGTGCTTGCTCAAGCCCTCCCCCCACGTGACAGATGATGTGGAATTGGCTGAGAGAAAAGGGTTCCCTGTGACGCTCGTTGAAGGGTCGGCCACCAATTTTAAAGTCACCTATGCCAAGGATCTCGATCTATGCCGCTTGCTCTACCGATAA
- the ispF gene encoding 2-C-methyl-D-erythritol 2,4-cyclodiphosphate synthase, whose translation MPLALPITRTGLGFDSHLFSNTGTLVLGGLKFSGVPQLRGHSDGDALLHAVIDALLGAACLGDIGDFFPDTSQKLRGISSGLLLKRVLKKIKQKGWIPAHVDVTVLANQPRLTPVKSKMKMKLALVLGVTKDAVSIKAKTQEGLTWFESPGGIAVWAVATVVRKKV comes from the coding sequence ATGCCGCTTGCTCTACCGATAACCAGAACCGGATTGGGTTTTGATAGCCATTTGTTTTCCAATACAGGGACCTTGGTATTGGGAGGGCTCAAGTTTTCGGGGGTTCCTCAACTGCGGGGTCATTCTGACGGGGACGCATTGCTCCATGCGGTGATTGACGCGCTCTTGGGGGCGGCCTGTTTGGGTGATATTGGCGACTTTTTCCCGGACACCTCCCAAAAACTCAGGGGTATATCCAGCGGTTTGTTGTTAAAACGCGTTCTCAAGAAAATCAAACAGAAGGGATGGATCCCGGCCCATGTGGATGTGACGGTGCTGGCCAATCAGCCGCGTTTGACGCCGGTCAAATCAAAAATGAAAATGAAACTGGCCCTGGTTTTGGGTGTGACCAAGGACGCGGTCAGCATCAAAGCCAAAACCCAAGAGGGACTAACCTGGTTTGAGTCTCCAGGGGGGATCGCGGTTTGGGCGGTGGCCACGGTAGTGAGGAAAAAAGTTTGA
- the cysS gene encoding Cysteine--tRNA ligase yields MGLYVCGITPYDETHVGHARCYVVFDVLKRVLMSQGLKVTHIQNFTDVDDKIIKRAQEVGVPAESYPKPFIQSFHATMKRLNVLPADQYPLVTTHMREIIALIEKLFARGLAYQVEGDVYYAVRKFGEAYVTLSKRKLDDLESGARVEVDERKKDPLDFALWKRAKAGEPSWPSPWGQGRPGWHIECSAMSMKYLGEEFDIHGGGLDLIFPHHTNEIAQSVGASGKSFARVWMHNGFVTVDNEKMSKSLGNFFTLKDILAKFDPMAVRYFLLSQHYRSPLNFSDQALTVAATTWFQRILGAYRIAVEWSKKSPQEPTVGPYVKTFHEALANDLNTPDAFGEMNRFCSEIYERDKIQKADDVLVSGKAVLDEMFQTLGLLPPAEITWPDDILDLARARELARRNKEWKRSDEIRDQLKAKGVLVEDSPSGQRLKKAEHV; encoded by the coding sequence GTGGGCCTTTATGTCTGCGGCATCACACCCTATGATGAGACCCATGTCGGTCATGCCCGCTGTTACGTGGTATTCGATGTTTTGAAACGGGTTTTGATGTCGCAGGGTTTGAAAGTGACACACATCCAAAATTTTACGGACGTAGACGACAAAATCATCAAGCGCGCACAAGAGGTGGGAGTTCCGGCGGAATCTTATCCGAAACCCTTCATCCAAAGTTTTCACGCCACCATGAAACGCTTGAACGTTTTACCCGCCGATCAATACCCGCTCGTCACCACCCACATGCGAGAGATCATCGCGCTCATTGAGAAGTTGTTCGCCCGCGGCTTGGCCTATCAGGTGGAAGGGGACGTCTATTACGCCGTCAGAAAATTTGGCGAGGCCTATGTAACCCTTTCCAAACGGAAATTGGATGATCTGGAAAGCGGGGCGCGTGTTGAGGTGGATGAACGGAAAAAAGACCCTTTGGATTTCGCTTTGTGGAAACGTGCGAAAGCGGGAGAACCGTCCTGGCCGTCCCCGTGGGGCCAAGGGCGGCCGGGCTGGCATATCGAATGTTCGGCCATGTCGATGAAATATTTGGGTGAAGAATTCGATATTCATGGGGGCGGTTTGGACCTGATTTTTCCCCATCACACCAATGAAATTGCTCAATCGGTCGGTGCCTCTGGGAAATCGTTCGCAAGGGTGTGGATGCACAATGGATTTGTAACGGTAGACAATGAAAAAATGTCCAAATCATTGGGGAATTTTTTCACGCTCAAAGATATTTTGGCCAAGTTCGACCCCATGGCGGTGCGATATTTTCTCTTGTCCCAACATTACCGCAGTCCGCTCAATTTCTCCGATCAAGCGCTGACGGTGGCGGCCACCACCTGGTTCCAACGCATCTTGGGGGCTTACCGAATTGCCGTTGAGTGGTCTAAGAAGTCGCCTCAGGAGCCGACGGTTGGTCCCTATGTAAAAACTTTTCACGAAGCCTTGGCGAACGATCTCAACACGCCGGATGCCTTCGGTGAAATGAACCGTTTTTGTTCAGAAATTTACGAGAGGGATAAAATTCAAAAGGCCGATGATGTTCTGGTTTCAGGGAAAGCTGTGTTGGATGAGATGTTTCAAACACTGGGACTGCTGCCTCCCGCTGAAATTACTTGGCCCGATGACATTTTGGATCTTGCTCGGGCGCGGGAATTGGCCCGTCGAAATAAAGAGTGGAAACGTTCAGATGAAATTCGTGACCAATTAAAAGCCAAAGGGGTTTTGGTGGAAGATTCTCCCTCCGGCCAACGTCTGAAAAAGGCCGAACATGTCTAA
- a CDS encoding putative TrmH family tRNA/rRNA methyltransferase, with translation MSNETDLVYGRWPVREALEAGQVGKLFLARGVSGGPIQEILALAQSKKVPFHWIERRKLEEMAGFGAVHQGVAAQVSPIRFHELDSLLDLAKRHRGAGPGLLFLDGVVDPHNLGSILRSAVFFGVSGVVIPKWRAAGVTATVVRSSAGAARLIPICQVANLAQSLESAKKAGIWVVGADMAGEDVKKADVPQPFALVMGGEGEGLHVLIKKKCDLLVALQGHPERKGIDSLNVGSAAAALLHALIH, from the coding sequence ATGTCTAACGAAACCGATTTGGTGTATGGGCGTTGGCCTGTTCGAGAAGCATTGGAAGCGGGACAGGTGGGAAAATTGTTTTTGGCGCGGGGGGTGAGTGGGGGTCCCATTCAAGAAATTTTGGCCCTGGCTCAATCAAAAAAAGTGCCCTTTCATTGGATCGAACGGCGGAAACTTGAGGAAATGGCCGGATTCGGCGCCGTGCACCAAGGCGTGGCCGCTCAAGTGTCGCCCATTCGGTTTCATGAATTGGACTCGTTGTTGGATTTGGCCAAACGTCACCGGGGGGCGGGTCCCGGACTCCTTTTTCTTGATGGCGTGGTAGACCCTCACAACTTGGGATCCATCTTGAGGTCGGCCGTTTTTTTCGGGGTCTCAGGGGTGGTCATTCCCAAATGGCGGGCGGCCGGCGTGACGGCCACTGTGGTTCGTTCTAGCGCGGGGGCGGCTCGGCTGATTCCGATATGTCAGGTAGCCAATCTGGCCCAAAGCTTGGAGAGCGCGAAGAAGGCCGGAATATGGGTGGTGGGGGCCGACATGGCAGGAGAAGACGTAAAAAAGGCCGATGTGCCTCAACCCTTCGCCTTGGTGATGGGGGGAGAGGGAGAAGGATTACACGTACTGATTAAGAAGAAATGTGATCTGTTGGTGGCTCTCCAAGGCCATCCTGAACGAAAAGGCATCGATTCCCTCAACGTCGGTTCCGCCGCCGCCGCCCTGTTACACGCCTTGATTCACTAA